Proteins encoded in a region of the Sterolibacterium denitrificans genome:
- a CDS encoding glycosyltransferase translates to MAELRALKYISWGDTTGYAVAAKAYVRALMDAGVALTWTPMIRGRRAYEAYTSPLWPCASLAPVCNRAMDYDTVLIHTVPEYFPEWIERERKPGRRILGYTVWELERLPDHWPAILNRLDGVIVPTHWNAQAFRDSGVTVPVFVVPHLSQFEYLGKLDSESGQGGDHAALNRRLGPFGNDPARFMFYSIAYWSHRKAPYLVLEAYLKAFTRHDRVLLAIKTGEQDFTRWRRHWRHGFRRRHPSPQDAVERRLSAHPDSPPVAVIMDETLSDAEMLALHEKGDCYIALPRAEGWGLGAFEAARLGKPVIMTGYGGQLDFLEPGFAHRVEHRMVPAVDPAFPASHRPSDRWAEPSVDQAAAHMRFVFEHSSHARECAGRVAQRLSGDFSRDAVTAALLRALEMRT, encoded by the coding sequence ATGGCGGAATTGCGCGCGCTGAAATACATTTCATGGGGCGATACCACGGGCTATGCGGTTGCCGCCAAGGCCTACGTCCGCGCGCTCATGGACGCAGGCGTGGCGCTCACCTGGACGCCGATGATCAGAGGCAGGCGTGCGTACGAAGCGTATACGTCGCCGCTCTGGCCATGTGCCAGCCTTGCCCCGGTCTGCAACCGGGCGATGGATTACGACACGGTGCTCATCCATACCGTCCCCGAATATTTTCCCGAGTGGATCGAGCGCGAGCGCAAGCCCGGCCGCCGCATCCTGGGATATACCGTCTGGGAGCTGGAGCGTCTCCCGGATCATTGGCCGGCCATCTTGAATCGTCTGGACGGCGTGATCGTGCCTACTCACTGGAATGCCCAGGCGTTTCGCGACTCGGGCGTCACGGTGCCGGTTTTCGTGGTGCCGCACTTGTCGCAGTTCGAGTATCTCGGAAAGCTTGATTCCGAATCCGGCCAGGGAGGAGACCATGCCGCCCTGAACCGCAGGCTCGGGCCGTTCGGCAACGATCCGGCGCGGTTCATGTTCTATTCGATTGCCTACTGGTCACACCGCAAGGCGCCGTATCTGGTTCTGGAGGCGTACCTGAAGGCTTTCACGCGCCATGATCGGGTGCTGCTGGCGATCAAGACGGGCGAGCAGGATTTCACCCGATGGCGCCGGCATTGGCGCCATGGTTTCCGCCGGCGCCATCCCTCGCCGCAGGACGCGGTGGAGCGGCGGCTGTCCGCTCATCCCGACAGCCCGCCCGTGGCCGTCATCATGGATGAAACGCTGTCCGATGCGGAGATGCTTGCATTGCACGAAAAGGGCGATTGCTACATCGCGCTGCCGCGTGCCGAAGGCTGGGGGCTCGGCGCGTTCGAGGCGGCGCGCCTGGGCAAGCCGGTCATCATGACGGGTTATGGGGGACAGCTCGATTTTCTCGAGCCGGGATTTGCGCATCGGGTCGAGCATCGCATGGTGCCGGCGGTTGATCCGGCATTCCCGGCCAGCCACCGGCCATCCGACCGCTGGGCGGAGCCGTCCGTCGACCAGGCGGCGGCCCACATGCGCTTCGTTTTCGAGCACAGCTCGCATGCGCGCGAATGCGCCGGACGGGTTGCGCAGCGGCTGTCCGGCGATTTTTCCAGGGACGCCGTGACGGCCGCCTTGCTCAGGGCGCTCGAAATGCGGACATGA
- a CDS encoding glycosyltransferase, with product MIPNVFHFVFGLREQREPFHLMYYLCLASCINVNRPDAVYFHYHHEPWGEWWERIKPGLILERIEPERTLAEYRYADASISPYRYAHLADFARLRILLERGGIYADIDTLFLRPIPAHWRERQFILGQEKAPQAAVDGGSLCNAWIASAPGAEFGRLWLEGFHEAFDGTWSNHSTLLPFRLWQKHPALVCVEPESAFYALDWTSRGIENLFLHSAGLPDEAYSLHLWNHLWFARERLDFTHFHADMLTVDYVLHADTTYANHARRHLPADAIGSLASYRRQRRNLRWRFPLRSLRSWLRAP from the coding sequence ATGATTCCCAACGTATTCCATTTCGTTTTCGGGCTGCGTGAGCAAAGAGAGCCTTTCCACCTGATGTATTACCTGTGCCTGGCTTCGTGCATCAACGTGAATCGGCCGGATGCCGTGTACTTTCACTACCATCACGAGCCTTGGGGCGAGTGGTGGGAACGGATCAAGCCCGGCTTGATTCTGGAGCGCATCGAGCCGGAACGGACGCTGGCTGAATACCGTTACGCGGATGCGTCGATATCGCCTTATCGCTACGCGCACCTCGCGGATTTCGCGCGGCTCCGGATCCTGCTCGAGCGGGGCGGCATTTATGCGGATATCGACACCTTGTTCCTCCGCCCCATCCCGGCGCATTGGCGCGAGCGCCAGTTCATCCTCGGGCAGGAAAAAGCCCCGCAGGCCGCCGTCGACGGCGGTTCCTTGTGCAATGCCTGGATCGCCTCGGCGCCCGGTGCGGAATTTGGACGTCTCTGGCTGGAGGGTTTTCATGAGGCATTCGACGGCACCTGGAGCAATCATTCGACGTTGCTGCCCTTCCGCCTCTGGCAGAAGCATCCGGCGCTGGTTTGCGTCGAACCGGAAAGCGCTTTTTATGCGCTGGACTGGACTTCGCGAGGCATAGAAAACCTGTTCCTGCACTCGGCCGGGCTGCCCGATGAGGCGTACAGCCTGCACCTGTGGAATCACCTCTGGTTTGCGCGCGAGCGTCTCGACTTCACGCATTTTCATGCGGACATGCTGACGGTCGACTACGTGCTGCATGCCGATACCACCTACGCCAACCACGCGCGCCGGCACCTGCCGGCCGACGCGATCGGCAGCCTGGCGAGTTACAGACGCCAGAGACGCAACTTGCGCTGGCGGTTTCCATTGCGCAGCCTGCGTTCCTGGCTGCGGGCGCCATGA
- the flhC gene encoding flagellar transcriptional regulator FlhC has protein sequence MRNKSVISEARDIGLAIELIQLGARLQLLETETKLSRERLIKLYKEVRGESPPKGLLPFSTDWFMTWQPNMHASLFMAYHNFLLNHTQLRGLNLIIKSYHLYLEQVERNDMKPVLSLTRAWTMVRFFDANMLTLATCKTCSGQFVAHAFDPTKTYVCGLCNVPARAGKTRRSVGSETAHA, from the coding sequence ATGCGCAATAAATCCGTCATCTCGGAAGCGAGAGACATCGGGCTGGCCATCGAACTGATCCAGCTCGGTGCCCGTCTGCAATTGCTCGAAACCGAAACCAAACTCAGCCGCGAACGGCTGATCAAGCTTTACAAGGAAGTCCGCGGCGAATCGCCGCCGAAGGGCCTGCTGCCCTTCTCCACCGACTGGTTCATGACCTGGCAGCCGAACATGCATGCCTCGCTATTCATGGCCTATCACAACTTCCTGCTCAACCACACCCAGTTGCGCGGCCTGAACCTGATCATCAAGTCCTACCACCTCTACCTGGAACAGGTCGAGCGCAACGACATGAAGCCGGTGCTGTCGCTGACCCGCGCCTGGACCATGGTGCGCTTCTTCGATGCCAACATGCTGACGCTGGCCACCTGCAAGACCTGCAGCGGCCAATTCGTCGCCCATGCCTTCGACCCGACCAAGACCTACGTCTGCGGCCTGTGCAACGTCCCGGCGCGCGCCGGCAAGACGCGGCGCAGCGTGGGGTCCGAAACCGCCCACGCATGA
- a CDS encoding glycosyltransferase family 2 protein, producing MGLRRLSASEIGQTGWVPGDSSSKFRFSLVIATLQDDGELECCLASMPAPADGPDFEVVVVDQNGDGRLDDVVRRHAENLEIVHVRVDFRGLNRARNVGARVARGEWLGFPDDDCQLFPDTLLALERLIADPTVGVATGRTVDTSGASSVLRWRRQSCDFGRWTMFGCLTEAVFFVQRSVFMRAGGFDERFGPGAAFPAAEGIELMDRLFALMENRRACYDPAIRMRHPQKVPPWNRWAAARFHAYAIGAGAVVAKRPSPHLIYWGARIVAGALARALFSRGWKRAAYAARARGFFTGLLRGTRVFYFAEWRNCAR from the coding sequence ATGGGTTTGCGCCGGCTTTCTGCGAGTGAAATCGGTCAGACCGGCTGGGTGCCTGGGGACTCATCCTCGAAATTCCGTTTCTCGCTGGTAATCGCGACGCTCCAGGATGATGGCGAGCTGGAGTGCTGTCTTGCCAGCATGCCCGCGCCGGCGGATGGGCCGGACTTCGAAGTCGTCGTGGTCGACCAGAACGGGGACGGGCGTCTGGATGACGTCGTGCGCCGTCATGCGGAAAACCTCGAGATCGTGCATGTGCGGGTGGATTTCCGCGGCCTGAACCGGGCGCGCAATGTGGGCGCGCGCGTGGCGCGGGGCGAATGGCTGGGGTTTCCCGATGACGATTGCCAGTTGTTTCCGGATACCCTGCTGGCGCTGGAGCGATTGATCGCCGATCCCACGGTCGGCGTCGCGACGGGCAGGACGGTCGATACATCGGGCGCATCGAGCGTGTTGCGCTGGCGGCGCCAGTCTTGCGACTTCGGCCGCTGGACGATGTTCGGCTGCCTGACGGAGGCGGTGTTCTTCGTGCAGCGTTCGGTTTTCATGCGTGCCGGAGGATTCGACGAGCGCTTCGGGCCGGGCGCGGCGTTTCCCGCTGCCGAGGGCATCGAGTTGATGGATCGGCTTTTCGCTCTCATGGAAAATCGCCGCGCCTGCTACGACCCGGCGATACGCATGAGGCATCCGCAGAAAGTTCCGCCCTGGAACCGCTGGGCTGCCGCCAGGTTTCACGCCTATGCGATCGGCGCGGGCGCCGTGGTGGCCAAGCGTCCTTCTCCTCATCTGATCTACTGGGGAGCGCGCATCGTTGCCGGCGCGCTGGCGCGGGCGCTGTTTTCCCGCGGCTGGAAGCGGGCCGCGTATGCCGCCCGGGCGCGCGGCTTCTTCACCGGCCTGTTGCGCGGCACGCGCGTCTTTTACTTCGCGGAATGGCGGAATTGCGCGCGCTGA
- a CDS encoding NUDIX hydrolase, whose protein sequence is MNFCSTCGSPVAMRVPPGDALLRAVCDACGAIHYQNPKLVVGSLPVWEDRVLLCRRAIEPRYGMWTLPAGFMENNETLPAAALRETHEEACARVELGELYTLISVPHISQVHAIYRARLLDLDFAAGVETLEVALFDELQIPWDEIAFRTIAMTLRHFFADRKFGAWRFHSAELPPP, encoded by the coding sequence ATCAATTTCTGCAGCACGTGCGGCTCGCCCGTCGCCATGCGGGTTCCGCCGGGCGATGCGCTGCTGCGCGCCGTGTGTGATGCCTGCGGTGCGATTCATTATCAGAACCCCAAGCTGGTCGTCGGCAGCCTGCCGGTCTGGGAGGATCGCGTCCTGCTGTGCCGGCGTGCCATCGAGCCGCGCTACGGCATGTGGACCCTGCCGGCGGGCTTCATGGAAAACAACGAGACGCTGCCGGCCGCGGCGCTGCGCGAGACGCACGAAGAGGCTTGCGCGCGCGTCGAACTGGGCGAGCTATACACGCTGATCAGCGTGCCGCACATCAGCCAGGTGCATGCGATTTATCGGGCGCGTCTGCTCGATCTGGACTTCGCCGCCGGCGTCGAGACGCTGGAGGTTGCGTTGTTCGACGAGTTGCAGATTCCCTGGGACGAGATTGCTTTTCGCACCATCGCCATGACGCTGCGCCATTTTTTCGCCGATCGCAAATTCGGCGCCTGGCGCTTTCACAGCGCCGAATTGCCGCCGCCCTGA
- a CDS encoding HNH endonuclease, protein MQAIEVAGIADAVAVCEARAAMLPLILTLDMNGAPYRWVTWQHACFYYARNLVAWSAGDENLTFYGGISRATGRRSSITTNSIIAIRGRPVASRGWLQVPPLSNRELFQRDRHVCAYCGNGYASQRLTREHIVPLSQGGLDLWMNVVTACRACNQRKSGRTPEQAGMQLLYAPYVPNKAEYLILSNRRILHDQMDFLAKHVPVRESRLLRRAC, encoded by the coding sequence ATGCAAGCCATCGAAGTTGCCGGGATTGCCGATGCTGTAGCGGTCTGTGAGGCCCGCGCGGCCATGCTGCCGCTGATCCTTACGCTGGACATGAATGGCGCGCCGTATCGCTGGGTGACGTGGCAGCATGCCTGTTTTTATTACGCCAGAAACCTGGTCGCCTGGTCGGCTGGCGATGAAAATCTGACTTTTTACGGTGGCATCAGCCGTGCCACCGGGCGGCGTTCCTCGATCACGACCAACAGCATCATCGCCATCAGGGGGCGGCCGGTGGCGTCGCGGGGGTGGCTGCAGGTGCCGCCGCTCAGCAACCGCGAGTTGTTCCAGCGCGACCGGCATGTGTGCGCCTATTGCGGGAATGGCTACGCCAGCCAGCGTCTGACGCGCGAGCATATCGTGCCGTTGTCGCAGGGCGGCCTCGATCTCTGGATGAACGTCGTCACCGCCTGCCGCGCCTGCAACCAGCGCAAGAGCGGCCGCACGCCGGAGCAGGCCGGCATGCAGTTGCTGTACGCGCCGTATGTGCCGAACAAGGCGGAATATCTGATCCTCAGCAACCGCCGCATCCTGCATGACCAGATGGATTTCCTGGCCAAGCACGTGCCAGTGCGCGAGTCGCGATTGTTGCGCCGGGCATGTTGA
- the flhD gene encoding flagellar transcriptional regulator FlhD, translating into MKMTDTYNDIKEVNLAYLMLAQNMIRADRERAIFRLGISQEIADILDRLTPGQVLRMASADMLLCSFRFDDTLLLNLLANHDRERGIGHMHATILAAGKPVETVA; encoded by the coding sequence ATGAAAATGACTGACACCTACAACGACATAAAGGAAGTCAATCTTGCCTACCTCATGCTGGCGCAGAACATGATTCGCGCCGACAGGGAGCGCGCGATTTTCCGTCTGGGCATCAGCCAGGAAATCGCAGACATCCTCGACCGTCTCACCCCTGGTCAAGTACTCAGGATGGCCAGCGCCGACATGCTGCTGTGCAGCTTCCGTTTCGACGACACCCTGCTGCTGAACCTGCTTGCCAACCATGACCGCGAACGCGGCATCGGTCACATGCATGCAACGATACTCGCAGCCGGCAAGCCCGTCGAAACCGTTGCCTGA
- a CDS encoding glycosyltransferase: MSSVRPVALLVTPVLPQPGGSGPALRAWDWLLDLARSHRVHVVVTGDLPAQPLPLVYPAEAVHRLSAGTARHRSGLRALGYLFPLLCLPYRGVVADWRMRAGRRAFAQLRPLLPGRAEVARIVAFRFYVHDVALQFAGCFPEAALELDMDDLESQTRMSVAGALWRMGRYGQAFRCAVTALQYALLEMRLTGPYDKVWLAADEDRQHLRTRLSNVIGVRPNRIPLPDSSGETFMPPAAVLRLLFVGTLNYPPNEEAVLALVNLHLPALRRRLGRSLCLCIAGRGASASLAEMLRRVSDVKFVPDAPDLADLYAEAHVVVVPLKAGGGSKLKTLGAFAHRRAVVSTAHGARGFDARAGEHYLLAETPDEFAEAICRLANEPSLARQLASAGEAFCIALHRER; this comes from the coding sequence ATGAGTTCCGTCCGTCCCGTCGCCTTGCTGGTGACCCCCGTGCTGCCGCAGCCGGGCGGCTCGGGACCCGCCTTGCGTGCCTGGGACTGGCTGCTGGATCTTGCCCGCAGCCATCGGGTGCATGTCGTCGTGACGGGAGACTTGCCGGCGCAGCCCCTGCCCCTGGTCTATCCGGCAGAGGCGGTGCATCGGCTGTCTGCCGGAACGGCGCGGCATCGTTCGGGCCTGCGCGCTTTGGGGTATCTCTTCCCGCTGCTGTGCTTGCCGTACCGCGGGGTCGTTGCCGATTGGCGGATGAGGGCCGGCAGGCGGGCTTTTGCGCAGCTTCGTCCATTGTTGCCCGGACGGGCCGAAGTCGCCAGGATCGTTGCGTTCAGGTTCTACGTGCATGACGTGGCGCTGCAATTCGCCGGATGCTTCCCGGAGGCAGCGCTGGAACTCGATATGGACGATCTGGAGTCGCAGACGCGCATGAGCGTGGCCGGCGCGCTTTGGCGCATGGGGCGCTATGGGCAGGCGTTCCGCTGTGCCGTCACGGCGCTTCAATACGCCCTGCTGGAGATGCGCCTGACGGGGCCTTACGACAAGGTCTGGCTGGCGGCGGATGAGGATCGCCAACATTTGCGCACGCGGCTGTCGAATGTGATTGGTGTCCGTCCCAATCGGATTCCATTGCCGGATTCGAGTGGAGAAACCTTCATGCCGCCAGCGGCGGTGTTGCGGTTGCTGTTTGTCGGCACGTTGAACTACCCGCCCAACGAGGAGGCGGTGCTGGCGCTGGTCAATCTGCATCTGCCGGCATTGAGGCGCCGCTTGGGACGTTCCTTATGCCTGTGCATCGCCGGACGCGGCGCGTCGGCGAGCCTGGCTGAAATGCTGCGGCGGGTGTCGGACGTCAAGTTCGTTCCGGACGCGCCGGATCTCGCCGATCTGTATGCGGAGGCGCATGTGGTCGTCGTGCCCCTGAAAGCCGGCGGCGGCAGCAAGCTCAAAACCCTGGGGGCTTTCGCGCATCGCCGGGCGGTGGTATCCACGGCGCACGGCGCGCGCGGTTTCGATGCGCGCGCGGGCGAGCATTACCTGCTCGCGGAGACGCCGGATGAGTTTGCGGAGGCGATTTGCCGATTGGCGAACGAGCCCTCGCTGGCCAGGCAACTGGCCTCTGCCGGAGAGGCCTTCTGCATTGCGCTGCACCGTGAGCGCTGA
- a CDS encoding energy transducer TonB, translating to MHDAMDSLATICQDHRTSVERDDRGHRLRSMAFNYTTMNHGTGKTAKSLGQAVAISLALHAFLLLQENRSINMTPATDPLHARHAGPLAARLRTNAQQAAAPVAQTTAAAAGAPRQENARKAPPPDASRASMSMAATVADTASVTAETAASGNADAGHPASVNGEGEGKHLRQYRIDLAMAARRFRNYPAAARNAGIGGITGVRVVVAADGQSQGAELHSSSGNALLDAAALEMLGNAAQATAVPPALRGRAFDVLIPVAFDPDPPAE from the coding sequence TTGCATGATGCGATGGATTCCCTTGCGACGATATGTCAAGATCATCGAACCTCGGTGGAACGCGATGACCGCGGCCACCGGCTTCGATCGATGGCCTTCAACTATACAACCATGAACCACGGCACAGGAAAAACAGCGAAGTCTCTGGGCCAGGCAGTGGCGATCTCGCTGGCGCTGCACGCCTTCCTGCTGCTGCAGGAAAATCGGTCAATCAATATGACGCCGGCCACCGACCCGCTCCACGCTCGCCATGCCGGACCGCTCGCCGCGCGCCTGCGCACGAACGCGCAGCAAGCCGCCGCCCCCGTTGCGCAAACCACGGCAGCGGCGGCAGGTGCTCCGCGTCAGGAAAACGCCCGAAAGGCGCCTCCGCCAGACGCTTCGCGAGCAAGCATGAGTATGGCTGCGACCGTCGCCGACACGGCTTCCGTCACGGCAGAAACCGCCGCCAGCGGCAATGCCGATGCCGGCCATCCAGCCAGCGTGAACGGCGAGGGCGAAGGCAAACACCTGCGCCAATACCGCATCGATCTTGCCATGGCGGCACGACGTTTCCGAAATTACCCAGCCGCCGCCCGTAACGCAGGCATCGGCGGCATCACCGGCGTACGCGTGGTCGTCGCTGCCGACGGCCAGTCACAGGGCGCGGAACTGCACTCCAGCAGCGGCAATGCCCTGCTTGACGCGGCCGCGCTGGAAATGCTCGGAAATGCCGCACAGGCAACCGCGGTACCGCCGGCTCTGCGCGGTCGCGCTTTCGACGTGCTCATTCCCGTGGCGTTCGATCCCGACCCGCCTGCGGAATGA
- a CDS encoding YgiQ family radical SAM protein — MNTAAAAAGPFQAPTPLTSYRKHWAQRFGRAPFLPMSRAEMEQLGWDSCDIILVTGDAYIDHPSFGMALIGRLLEAQGFRVGIISQPDWTSSAAFRQLGKPNLFFGVTAGNMDSMVNRYTADRKIRTDDAYTANAEPGKRPDRAVVVYSQRCREAYPDRPIIIGSIEASLRRIAHYDYWSDKVRRAILLDAKADLLLYGSAERALVELAHRLARGVPVREIRDLRGTAFMVPPGWRPAEDWTEIDSTQVDAPGSQHSSHPPHRHPDPYAMTASTPDMPDAAGCAGQAAAAAGAEGVKPIRIVSRSQQMDERVERLATRKSAREQTVIRLPSYEQVASDPLLYAHASRVFHLESNPGNARALVQAHGEGAGRRDVWLNPPPIPLSTAEMDHVYDQPYARAPHPSYGEAKIPAWEMIRFSINIMRGCFGGCTFCSIHEHEGRIIQSRSEASILHEIEQIRDRTPGFTGTISDLGGPTANMYRLACKDKKIEASCRRLSCVYPDICPQMGTDHGPLVQLYRKARKVPGIKRINIGSGLRYDLAIRSPEYIKELVTHHVGGYLKIAPEHTEEATLAKMMKPSIANYDKFKVLFDKYSREAGKEQYLIPYFIGAHPGASDEDMLNLALWLKKNRFRLDQVQNFLPTPLAIATAMYHSRRNPLRKLSASSEEVYTARSGRSRRIHKAFMRYHDPANWPLLREALRQMGRADLIGNSAQHLVPAFQPPGSAAAQPGSGRPRGRGQGRGQGLDTAAIPTAPGRGAQPPRGGFKRKR, encoded by the coding sequence ATGAATACAGCCGCTGCCGCGGCCGGGCCGTTCCAGGCGCCCACGCCGCTGACTTCCTATCGCAAGCATTGGGCGCAGCGTTTCGGACGCGCGCCTTTCCTGCCGATGTCGCGCGCCGAGATGGAGCAACTCGGCTGGGATTCCTGCGACATCATCCTGGTCACCGGCGATGCCTACATCGACCACCCCAGCTTCGGCATGGCGCTGATCGGTCGGCTGCTGGAAGCACAGGGTTTTCGCGTCGGCATCATCAGCCAGCCGGACTGGACGTCGAGCGCGGCCTTCAGGCAACTGGGCAAGCCGAATCTGTTCTTCGGCGTCACCGCCGGCAACATGGATTCGATGGTGAATCGCTACACGGCGGATCGCAAGATCCGCACGGACGATGCCTATACCGCCAACGCCGAGCCCGGCAAGCGTCCCGACCGGGCGGTGGTGGTGTATTCCCAGCGCTGCCGCGAAGCTTATCCGGATCGGCCGATCATCATCGGCAGCATCGAGGCCAGCCTGCGGCGCATCGCCCATTACGATTACTGGTCGGACAAGGTGCGCCGCGCCATCCTGCTCGACGCCAAGGCCGATCTGCTGCTCTACGGCAGCGCCGAGCGGGCTCTCGTCGAGCTGGCGCATCGTCTGGCGCGTGGTGTGCCGGTACGGGAAATTCGCGATTTGCGCGGCACGGCGTTCATGGTGCCGCCCGGCTGGCGGCCTGCCGAAGACTGGACGGAAATCGATTCGACCCAGGTGGATGCGCCGGGTTCGCAGCATTCGTCCCACCCGCCCCACCGGCATCCCGATCCTTATGCCATGACCGCATCGACGCCGGATATGCCGGATGCGGCGGGCTGCGCCGGGCAGGCTGCGGCCGCCGCCGGCGCGGAGGGCGTCAAGCCCATCCGGATCGTTTCCCGCAGTCAGCAAATGGATGAGCGGGTCGAGCGCCTGGCGACGCGCAAGTCGGCGCGTGAGCAGACGGTGATCCGCCTGCCTTCGTATGAGCAGGTCGCCAGCGATCCTTTGCTCTATGCCCATGCCTCGCGCGTTTTTCATCTGGAATCCAACCCCGGCAACGCCCGCGCCCTGGTGCAGGCGCATGGCGAGGGGGCGGGGCGGCGCGATGTCTGGCTGAATCCGCCGCCGATCCCGCTCAGCACGGCGGAGATGGATCATGTCTACGACCAGCCCTATGCGCGCGCGCCGCATCCGTCCTATGGCGAGGCGAAAATTCCGGCCTGGGAGATGATCCGTTTTTCGATCAACATCATGCGCGGCTGCTTCGGCGGCTGTACCTTCTGCTCCATCCACGAGCACGAGGGACGCATCATCCAGAGCCGTTCGGAAGCATCCATCCTCCACGAAATCGAGCAGATCCGCGACAGGACGCCAGGTTTTACCGGCACGATTTCCGACCTCGGCGGGCCGACCGCCAACATGTACCGCCTGGCCTGCAAGGACAAGAAGATCGAGGCCTCCTGCCGGCGTCTGTCCTGTGTCTATCCCGACATCTGCCCGCAGATGGGCACCGATCACGGCCCGCTGGTGCAGCTCTACCGCAAGGCGCGCAAGGTGCCGGGCATCAAGCGCATCAACATCGGCTCCGGCCTGCGCTACGACCTGGCGATCCGCTCGCCCGAGTACATCAAGGAACTGGTGACCCATCACGTCGGCGGCTATCTGAAGATCGCGCCCGAGCACACCGAGGAGGCCACGCTGGCGAAAATGATGAAGCCGTCGATCGCCAACTATGACAAGTTCAAGGTGCTGTTCGACAAATACTCGCGCGAAGCCGGCAAGGAGCAATATCTGATTCCCTACTTCATCGGCGCCCACCCGGGGGCCAGCGACGAGGACATGCTGAATCTGGCGTTGTGGCTGAAGAAGAACCGTTTCCGTCTCGATCAGGTGCAGAACTTCCTGCCCACGCCGCTGGCCATCGCCACGGCGATGTACCACAGCCGGCGCAATCCGCTGCGCAAGCTGAGCGCAAGCAGCGAAGAGGTGTACACCGCTCGCAGTGGGCGTAGCCGGCGCATCCACAAGGCTTTCATGCGTTATCACGATCCGGCCAACTGGCCGCTGCTGCGCGAGGCGCTGCGCCAGATGGGACGGGCGGATCTGATCGGCAACAGCGCCCAGCACCTGGTGCCCGCCTTTCAGCCGCCGGGTTCGGCGGCTGCGCAGCCGGGGAGCGGGCGGCCGCGCGGGCGTGGACAGGGACGCGGGCAGGGGCTCGATACGGCAGCCATTCCGACGGCGCCAGGTAGAGGCGCGCAACCGCCGCGGGGCGGATTCAAGCGAAAACGCTGA